The following is a genomic window from Alkaliphilus sp. B6464.
TGTTGAAGTTATAGAGAATATGGCAAAAAAATTTATAAGTAGCAAAGAATAGTGAAATTATTAAGGCATAAAAAACAACATAACTGCTTATCCTATATATTAGCAGGTTGTTAAAATTTAATCTGCAACACATACATCTAATAGGATAGTTAAAACCTGATAGCCTACAGGAGGTGAACCATTAATGGAAAATAACCGTATTACAGTGAAATGTGGAGTTGATACATGTAACTTCTATAAAAACAACTACTGTTATGCTAACTCTATTGAGGTAAATCCTCAAGGAACTGGTAAGTCAAAAACAAGTGATGAGACACAATGTACTACTTTTATACCTGGAAAATAACTAACATATAAACTAAAAAAATATTTTTGTCTAAACAAGTGAAGAAACTACCTGAATAAGGGAACAAACTAAACATCCTCTCATCTAAAAATGTAAGAATTAAAATTTTAGATGAAAGGATGTTTTGTATGAAAAATAATCTACTTAGAAATACAATTATGGCAGGAATATTATGTATAGTTT
Proteins encoded in this region:
- a CDS encoding DUF1540 domain-containing protein, translating into MENNRITVKCGVDTCNFYKNNYCYANSIEVNPQGTGKSKTSDETQCTTFIPGK